In Rhipicephalus microplus isolate Deutch F79 chromosome 7, USDA_Rmic, whole genome shotgun sequence, one genomic interval encodes:
- the LOC142767855 gene encoding uncharacterized protein LOC142767855, giving the protein MDEFLCHGGLIVDELKLSEHLSVNSEGRIDGFVDLGQFTSDKDKHSVCDHGMVIIFVPFVGKWTQILAAFATHGNINGNLLTKIMLEAVILAEKAGLKVDFITSDGATWNRKMWSVMGIKASLTETKCSTLHPVDPTCKLHFLSDFPHLITCLRNGLLRSDYETPEGRVSLQFVRKALELDGCSVTLQAMHGITGSHTNPNNFEKMRVSLAFQLFGEKVIHGLQLIIHDLVQMMTSRFPAEALRPSSASVEKLRSFQEYLSSWEDHTKGQKGFLSQSTAAGLRVTVSSVLSLLQYLTEKLGYRCLMTSRVSQDPVEHVIGIVRQSSGCNTHPTPQQFISTINCLSFNNLAHSASKGNCEPAVLHALLPANSGAENVPSGKQRLMDKFINSDNVAAVQSSLPQSAPDHASCIISASDNWLTFYIAGYVARKCLLKSGCEECRKLLLMQKESAESLKHLAQLTHMKDRGGLLYPSSLLFKFVHDLEKAFTTCFSLLELHADSILDILSEVKAKQKNGLGCRDHCEGIAAEVIVFYITTRLNFLTKSVNQNSARKRESAKHLKLSRC; this is encoded by the exons ATGGACGAGTTTTTATGCCATGGAGGACTCATCGTGGATGAACTGAAACTCTCGGAGCACCTCTCAGTGAACAGTGAAGGCCGCATTGATGGCTTCGTTGACTTGGGACAGTTTACGTCTGACAAAGATAAGCACAGTGTCTGTGATCACGGTATGGTGATAATTTTTGTGCCCTTTGTTGGCAAATGGACGCAAATACTCGCTGCATTTGCGACTCATGGAAACATAAATGGGAACCTGCTGACGAAGATAATGCTTGAAGCCGTCATTTTAGCTGAGAAGGCCGGACTCAAGGTTGATTTCATTACGTCTGATGGTGCCACTTGGAATCGGAAAATGTGGTCTGTGATGGGCATCAAAGCATCACTGACAGAAACGAAATGCAGCACATTGCATCCAGTGGACCCAACGTGCAAACTCCATTTTCTGTCGGACTTTCCTCACTTAATTACGTGCCTGAGAAATGGACTACTAAGGTCGGACTACGAAACACCTGAGGGCCGA GTATCTTTACAATTCGTACGCAAAGCTTTGGAACTGGATGGTTGCAGTGTCACATTGCAGGCAATGCATGGAATCACCGGAAGCCACACGAACCCCAACAATTTTGAAAAGATGAGAGTATCTTTAGCTTTTCAGCTTTTCGGAGAAAAAGTGATTCATGGTCTGCAGCT GATCATCCATGACCTTGTGCAAATGATGACTTCACGATTCCCAGCTGAAGCGCTGCGCCCAAGTTCAGCAAGTGTTGAGAAGCTGCGATCGTTTCAGGAGTATCTTTCATCATGGGAAGACCACACGAAGGGGCAGAAAGGATTCCTGAGCCAGTCAACAGCAGCTGGGCTGCGAGTGACAGTGTCAAGTGTGCTTTCTTTGCTTCAGTATCTCACTGAGAAACTAGGCTACAGGTGCTTAATGACATCTAGAGTAAGCCAAGATCCTGTTGAGCATGTTATTGGCATTGTCAGGCAGTCGTCTGGATGTAACACGCACCCAACACCACAGCAGTTTATTAGCACTATCAACTGCTTGAGCTTCAACAATCTTGCTCACTCAGCTTCAAAGGGAAACTGTGAGCCTGCAGTGCTCCATGCCCTTCTACCCGCAAATTCAGGCGCTGAAAATGTTCCATCTGGTAAACAGCGCTTAATGGACAAGTTTATAAACAGTGACAATGTAGCTGCCGTGCAGAGCTCGCTCCCACAGAGTGCGCCAGACCATGCGTCATGCATTATATCTGCCAGTGACAACTGGCTAACATTTTATATAGCAGGATATGTAGCTAGAAAATGCCTACTGAAGTCTGGCTGCGAAGAGTGCCGTAAACTTCTTCTAATGCAAAAGGAGTCTGCTGAAAGTCTCAAACACCTTGCGCAATTGACACACATGAAAGACAGAGGTGGCCTGCTTTATCCGTCTAGCCTGTTGTTTAAGTTTGTTCATGATTTAGAAAAAGCTTTCACAACGTGTTTCAGTTTGCTGGAGCTGCACGCTGATAGCATACTCGACATTTTAAGCGAAGTTAAGGCAAAGCAAAAAAATGGGCTTGGTTGTCGTGACCATTGTGAAGGCATTGCAGCTGAGGTCATCGTGTTTTACATCACTACTCGTCTGAATTTCCTAACTAAAAGCGTGAACCAGAATAGTGCTAGGAAACGAGAATCAGCCAAGCACCTAAAGCTCAGTAGATGTTAA